In Pseudomonas lalkuanensis, the following are encoded in one genomic region:
- the hutG gene encoding N-formylglutamate deformylase, whose product MDNVLSFSRGSVPLLISMPHPGTLLTPAVEAGMVEAGWDLTDTDWHIPRLYDFAAELGASTLAAQYSRYVIDLNRPADDKPLYATATTGLYPSTLFDGEPLYREGEEPSAAERARYLADIWTPYHQTISDELARMKAEFGYAMLFDAHSIRSFVPRLFDGRLPDFNLGTNAGASCDPGLADALVAVCAEAEDYSHVLNGRFKGGHITRHYGQPDQHIHAVQLELAQCTYMDEQVPFDYREDLAVPTQAVLIRLLQAMLAWGQQRYGR is encoded by the coding sequence GTGGATAACGTTCTCTCATTCAGCCGCGGCAGCGTGCCGCTGCTGATCAGCATGCCGCATCCCGGCACCCTGCTGACCCCGGCGGTGGAAGCCGGGATGGTGGAAGCCGGCTGGGACCTCACCGATACCGACTGGCACATTCCGCGCCTCTACGATTTCGCCGCCGAACTGGGGGCGAGCACCCTGGCGGCGCAGTATTCGCGCTATGTCATCGACCTCAACCGCCCGGCCGACGACAAGCCGCTCTATGCCACTGCCACCACCGGCCTGTACCCGTCGACCCTGTTCGATGGCGAACCGCTCTATCGCGAAGGCGAGGAACCCTCGGCGGCGGAGCGGGCGCGCTACCTCGCGGACATCTGGACTCCCTATCACCAGACCATCAGCGATGAGCTGGCGCGGATGAAGGCCGAGTTCGGCTACGCCATGCTGTTCGACGCCCACTCCATCCGCTCCTTCGTCCCCCGCCTGTTCGATGGCCGCCTGCCGGACTTCAATCTCGGCACTAACGCCGGCGCCAGTTGCGACCCGGGCCTGGCCGATGCCCTGGTGGCGGTTTGCGCCGAGGCGGAGGACTACAGCCACGTGCTCAATGGCCGCTTCAAGGGTGGCCATATCACCCGCCACTACGGCCAGCCCGACCAGCATATCCACGCCGTGCAGCTGGAACTGGCGCAATGCACCTACATGGACGAGCAGGTGCCCTTCGACTATCGCGAAGACCTCGCGGTGCCGACCCAGGCGGTGCTGATTCGCTTGCTGCAGGCGATGCTGGCCTGGGGGCAACAGCGCTACGGCCGCTGA
- the hutI gene encoding imidazolonepropionase produces the protein MKHLWHNCHAVTMRGGKYSIIEDAVLLTYAGRIEWIGPRAELPSIPYDVDVDLNGAWVTPGLIDCHTHLVFGGDRSREFEQRLEGVSYAEIAAQGGGIASTVRATREASEDELLESATRRVRQLLRDGVTTLEVKSGYGLDLASERKMLRVARRLGETLPVTVRATCLAAHALPPEYAGRADDYIDHICREMLPALANEGLVDAVDAFCEHLAFSPAQVEQVFKAARELGLPVKLHAEQLSSLHGSSLAARYQALSADHLEYMTEDDAIAMAASGTVAVLLPGAFFLLRETQLPPIDALRKHGVAMAVSTDLNPGTSPALSLRMMLNMACTSFRLTPEEALAGATLHAAKALGLADSHGSLEAGKMADFIAWDIQRPAELAYWLGGDLPKRVIRHGQEIDCG, from the coding sequence ATGAAACACCTCTGGCACAACTGCCATGCCGTCACGATGCGAGGCGGCAAGTACTCGATCATCGAAGACGCTGTGCTGCTCACCTACGCCGGGCGCATCGAGTGGATCGGGCCGCGTGCCGAACTGCCGTCGATTCCCTATGACGTGGACGTCGACCTCAACGGCGCCTGGGTCACCCCGGGGCTGATCGACTGCCATACCCACCTGGTGTTCGGCGGCGACCGCAGCCGCGAGTTCGAGCAGCGCCTGGAGGGCGTCAGCTACGCCGAGATCGCCGCCCAGGGCGGCGGCATCGCCAGCACCGTGCGCGCCACCCGCGAGGCCAGCGAGGACGAGCTGCTGGAAAGCGCCACCCGCCGCGTCCGCCAGTTGCTGCGCGACGGCGTCACCACCCTGGAAGTGAAGTCCGGCTACGGCCTGGACCTGGCCAGCGAGCGCAAGATGCTGCGGGTCGCCCGGCGACTGGGTGAGACCCTGCCGGTCACCGTGCGCGCCACCTGCCTGGCCGCCCATGCCCTGCCGCCGGAATATGCCGGCCGTGCCGACGACTACATCGATCACATCTGCCGCGAGATGCTGCCGGCCCTGGCCAATGAGGGGTTGGTGGACGCGGTGGATGCCTTCTGCGAGCACCTGGCGTTTTCCCCGGCCCAGGTGGAACAGGTGTTCAAGGCGGCCCGCGAGCTGGGCCTGCCGGTGAAGCTGCATGCCGAGCAGCTGTCGTCCCTGCATGGCTCCAGCCTGGCGGCGCGCTATCAGGCGCTGTCGGCGGATCATCTGGAATACATGACCGAGGACGACGCCATCGCCATGGCCGCCTCGGGCACCGTCGCCGTGCTGCTGCCCGGCGCCTTCTTCCTGCTGCGGGAAACCCAGCTGCCGCCCATCGATGCCCTGCGCAAGCACGGCGTGGCGATGGCGGTGTCCACCGACCTCAACCCCGGCACCTCGCCCGCGCTTTCCTTGCGGATGATGCTGAACATGGCCTGCACCTCCTTCCGCCTGACCCCGGAAGAAGCGCTGGCCGGTGCCACATTGCACGCCGCGAAGGCGCTGGGCCTGGCCGACAGCCATGGCAGCCTGGAAGCGGGCAAGATGGCCGACTTCATCGCCTGGGACATCCAGCGCCCGGCGGAGCTCGCTTACTGGTTGGGTGGCGACCTGCCCAAGCGGGTGATTCGACACGGACAGGAGATCGACTGTGGATAA
- the hutH gene encoding histidine ammonia-lyase yields the protein MSLPEKILLGDSPLTWRQVVAVARHGARLALTPSAWARIDNARGIVERIVARGERAYGISTGLGALSEVVLSAEQFAALSRNTLLSHACGVGPVLADEQTRAIICCAIANYSQGRSGLQRQVVEALLALLDRGITPRVPSQGSVGYLTHMAHVGIALLGVGEVSYRGQVVPAAEALDAEGLEPVRLGAKDGLCLVNGLPCMTGLTCLALDDAERLMRWADVIGAMSFEALRGQIAAFDPDIIALKPHPGVQAVGANLLALLAGSEVIAESRGIRTQDALSIRSIPQVHGACRDQLAHAAKQVDTELASANDNPLLLGTPDDYKVVSQANPHGESVAMAADLLAIAVAELGGIAERRLDRLVNPLVSGLPAFLVSQPGVNSGMMIAQYVAAALAGENRQLAQPAVVDNFVTSGLQEDHLSLGTSAALKLGRSVENCRRILAIEYLLAAQAFEFHKPKGFGAGTGAAWEALRERVPAYDQDRWLAPDIARAADLLADRSALDGITARIGGLQ from the coding sequence ATGTCGTTACCCGAAAAAATCCTGCTGGGCGATTCGCCGCTGACCTGGCGCCAGGTGGTGGCGGTGGCCCGGCATGGCGCGCGCCTTGCGCTGACGCCGTCGGCCTGGGCGCGCATCGACAATGCCCGAGGCATCGTCGAGCGCATCGTTGCCCGTGGCGAGCGCGCCTACGGCATCAGCACCGGCCTCGGCGCCCTGAGCGAGGTGGTGCTGAGCGCCGAACAGTTCGCCGCGTTGTCGCGAAATACCCTGCTCAGCCATGCCTGCGGCGTCGGCCCGGTGCTGGCCGATGAGCAGACCCGAGCCATCATCTGCTGCGCCATCGCCAACTACAGCCAGGGCCGCTCCGGCCTGCAGCGGCAGGTGGTGGAAGCGCTCCTGGCGCTGCTGGATCGGGGCATCACCCCGCGCGTGCCGTCCCAGGGGTCGGTGGGCTACCTGACCCACATGGCCCATGTCGGCATCGCATTGCTGGGCGTTGGCGAGGTGAGTTATCGCGGCCAGGTGGTGCCCGCCGCCGAGGCCCTGGATGCCGAAGGCCTGGAACCGGTGCGACTGGGCGCCAAGGACGGGCTCTGCCTGGTCAACGGCCTGCCCTGCATGACCGGCCTGACCTGCCTCGCCCTGGACGACGCCGAGCGCCTGATGCGCTGGGCCGACGTGATCGGCGCCATGAGCTTCGAGGCCCTGCGCGGGCAGATCGCCGCCTTCGACCCGGACATCATCGCCCTCAAGCCGCACCCCGGAGTGCAGGCGGTGGGTGCCAACCTGCTGGCCCTGCTGGCCGGTAGCGAAGTGATCGCTGAAAGCCGCGGCATCCGCACCCAGGACGCCCTGAGCATCCGCTCCATCCCGCAGGTGCATGGCGCCTGCCGAGACCAGCTGGCCCATGCCGCGAAACAGGTGGATACCGAACTGGCCTCGGCCAACGACAACCCACTGCTGCTGGGCACGCCGGACGACTACAAGGTGGTGTCCCAGGCGAACCCTCATGGCGAATCGGTGGCCATGGCGGCGGACCTGCTGGCCATCGCCGTGGCCGAGTTGGGCGGCATCGCCGAGCGGCGCCTGGATCGCCTGGTGAATCCGCTGGTAAGCGGCCTGCCGGCTTTCCTGGTGAGCCAGCCCGGGGTCAACTCGGGAATGATGATCGCCCAGTACGTCGCCGCCGCCCTGGCCGGTGAGAACCGCCAGCTGGCGCAGCCGGCCGTTGTGGATAACTTCGTCACTTCCGGCCTGCAGGAAGATCACCTCAGCCTCGGCACCAGTGCTGCGCTCAAGCTGGGCCGGTCCGTGGAGAACTGCCGGCGCATCCTGGCCATCGAATACCTGTTGGCCGCCCAGGCCTTCGAATTCCACAAGCCCAAGGGGTTCGGTGCGGGCACCGGGGCCGCCTGGGAAGCCCTGCGTGAGCGGGTGCCGGCCTATGACCAGGATCGCTGGCTGGCGCCGGACATCGCCCGTGCCGCCGACCTGCTTGCTGACCGCTCGGCGCTGGACGGCATCACCGCGCGTATTGGAGGCCTGCAATGA
- a CDS encoding quaternary amine ABC transporter ATP-binding protein, translated as MSGENMSKIVVKNVFKIFGQRADEALAMIQQGKSKADVLANTGCVVGVNDLSLSIGAGEIFVIMGLSGSGKSTLVRHFNRLIDPTSGQILVDGEDILRYDMEQLREFRRRKISMVFQSFGLLPHKTVIDNVAYGLKVRGEDKAHCLERAQHWINTVGLKGYEKSYPHQLSGGMRQRVGLARALAADTDIILMDEAFSALDPLIRADMQEQLLELQKTLQKTIVFITHDLDEAVRIGNRIAILKDGQLIQVGTPKEILHQPADDYVDRFVQRRVANL; from the coding sequence ATGAGTGGCGAGAACATGAGCAAGATCGTCGTCAAGAACGTATTCAAGATCTTCGGCCAACGCGCTGATGAAGCCCTGGCAATGATCCAGCAAGGCAAGAGCAAGGCCGACGTACTGGCCAACACCGGCTGCGTGGTCGGGGTCAACGACCTGTCGCTGTCCATCGGCGCTGGCGAGATCTTCGTGATCATGGGCCTGTCCGGTTCCGGCAAATCCACCCTGGTGCGCCACTTCAACCGCCTGATCGACCCCACCAGCGGACAGATCCTGGTGGATGGCGAGGACATCCTGCGCTACGACATGGAACAACTGCGTGAATTCCGCCGCAGGAAGATCAGCATGGTGTTCCAGAGCTTCGGCCTGCTGCCGCACAAGACGGTGATCGACAACGTCGCCTACGGCCTCAAGGTGCGCGGCGAGGACAAGGCCCATTGCCTGGAGCGCGCCCAGCACTGGATCAACACCGTGGGCCTGAAGGGTTACGAGAAGTCCTACCCGCACCAGCTTTCCGGCGGCATGCGCCAGCGCGTCGGCCTGGCCCGGGCACTGGCCGCGGACACCGACATCATCCTCATGGACGAAGCCTTCAGCGCCCTCGACCCGCTGATCCGTGCCGACATGCAGGAACAGCTGCTGGAGCTGCAGAAGACCCTGCAGAAGACCATCGTGTTCATCACCCATGACCTCGACGAGGCCGTACGCATCGGCAACCGCATCGCCATCCTCAAGGACGGCCAGCTGATCCAGGTGGGGACGCCGAAGGAGATACTCCACCAGCCGGCGGACGACTACGTCGACCGCTTCGTGCAGCGCCGCGTGGCCAATCTGTAA
- a CDS encoding ABC transporter permease translates to MFPERFTFSIADWVNSWVDSLVTNYGDVFRHISDTLLYAIVYLEGLLRATPWWLVLIVVAGIAWHATRRILPTVVITGLLFLVGAVGLWDKLMQTVALMLVATFISVLIGIPLGILAARSDRLRAVLMPLLDIMQTMPSFVYLIPVLMLFGLGKVPAIFATVIYAAPPLIRLTDLGIRQVDGEVMEAINAFGANRWQQLFGVQLPLALPSIMAGINQTTMMALSMVVIASMIGARGLGEDVLVGIQTLNVGKGLEAGLAIVILAVVFDRITQAYGRSRHAASK, encoded by the coding sequence ATGTTCCCTGAACGCTTCACTTTCTCCATCGCCGATTGGGTCAACAGCTGGGTCGACAGCCTGGTGACCAACTACGGCGACGTGTTCCGTCACATTTCCGACACCCTGCTCTACGCCATCGTCTACCTCGAAGGCCTGCTGCGCGCCACGCCCTGGTGGCTGGTGCTGATCGTGGTCGCCGGGATTGCCTGGCATGCCACCCGGCGCATCCTGCCGACGGTGGTGATCACCGGCCTCTTGTTCCTGGTGGGCGCCGTCGGCCTGTGGGACAAGCTGATGCAGACCGTCGCGCTGATGCTGGTGGCCACCTTCATCTCGGTGCTGATCGGCATTCCGCTGGGCATTCTCGCGGCCCGCAGCGACCGCCTGCGCGCAGTGCTGATGCCTCTGCTGGACATCATGCAGACCATGCCCAGCTTCGTGTACCTGATCCCGGTGCTGATGCTCTTCGGCCTGGGCAAGGTGCCGGCCATCTTCGCCACCGTGATCTATGCCGCGCCGCCGCTGATCCGTCTGACCGACCTCGGCATCCGCCAGGTTGACGGAGAGGTGATGGAAGCCATCAACGCCTTCGGCGCCAATCGCTGGCAGCAGCTGTTCGGCGTGCAGTTGCCGCTGGCCCTGCCGAGCATCATGGCCGGTATCAACCAGACCACCATGATGGCCCTGTCGATGGTGGTGATCGCCTCCATGATCGGCGCCCGTGGCCTTGGCGAAGACGTCCTGGTGGGCATCCAGACCCTCAACGTCGGCAAGGGCCTCGAAGCGGGCCTGGCCATCGTCATCCTGGCCGTGGTCTTCGACCGCATCACCCAGGCGTACGGCCGTTCGCGGCACGCAGCCAGCAAATGA
- a CDS encoding ABC transporter substrate-binding protein → MQFKKRVLSLMCAAGLLAGAASAQAAGWCESGKPVKFAGLNWESGMLLTDVLQLVLKNGYGCETDSLPGNSITMEQALGNNDIQIFAEEWIGRSDAWNKAAAAGKVVGVGAPIVGATEGWYVPRYVIEGDAKRGIEAKAPQLKAIADLGQYAELFRDPEEPGKGRFYNCPAGWTCELDNSEMLKSYGLEEKFTNFRPGTGPALDAAVLSSYRRGEPILFYYWSPTPLMGQAELVKLEEKPGVDKSVTIQVGLSKTFHDEAPELVAVLEKVNLPIDLLNQNLAKMAKEKMDSADLAKVFLKEHPEVWRAWVSEDAAKKIEAAL, encoded by the coding sequence ATGCAATTCAAGAAGCGAGTGTTGAGCCTCATGTGTGCGGCGGGTCTGCTGGCCGGAGCGGCTTCCGCCCAGGCGGCGGGCTGGTGCGAATCCGGCAAGCCGGTGAAGTTCGCCGGACTCAACTGGGAAAGCGGCATGCTGCTCACCGACGTGCTGCAACTGGTGCTGAAGAACGGTTACGGCTGCGAGACCGACAGCCTGCCGGGCAACTCCATCACCATGGAGCAGGCCCTGGGCAACAACGACATCCAGATCTTTGCCGAGGAATGGATAGGCCGCAGCGACGCCTGGAACAAGGCCGCCGCCGCCGGCAAGGTGGTGGGCGTGGGCGCACCGATCGTCGGCGCCACCGAAGGCTGGTACGTGCCGCGCTACGTGATCGAGGGCGATGCCAAGCGTGGTATCGAGGCCAAGGCGCCGCAGCTCAAGGCGATCGCTGACCTCGGCCAGTACGCCGAGCTGTTCCGTGACCCGGAAGAACCGGGCAAGGGGCGCTTCTACAACTGCCCGGCCGGCTGGACCTGCGAGCTGGACAACTCCGAAATGCTGAAGAGCTACGGCCTGGAAGAGAAGTTCACCAACTTCCGCCCCGGCACCGGCCCGGCCCTGGATGCGGCCGTGTTGTCGAGCTATCGCCGTGGCGAGCCTATCCTTTTCTATTACTGGTCGCCGACGCCGCTGATGGGCCAGGCGGAACTGGTCAAGCTGGAGGAGAAGCCCGGCGTGGACAAGAGCGTGACCATCCAGGTCGGCCTGTCCAAGACCTTCCATGACGAGGCCCCGGAGCTGGTGGCCGTGCTGGAGAAGGTCAATCTGCCGATCGACCTGCTCAACCAGAACCTGGCGAAGATGGCCAAGGAAAAGATGGATTCGGCCGACCTGGCCAAGGTCTTCCTCAAGGAGCATCCGGAAGTGTGGCGCGCCTGGGTCAGCGAAGACGCGGCGAAGAAGATCGAAGCCGCCCTCTGA